The following are encoded together in the SAR324 cluster bacterium genome:
- a CDS encoding secretin N-terminal domain-containing protein, with product MLRIHKFLTALMLLCFFSVIFPVFAQEDSEVDNATVEMQARFEALSKDVSINLPPTLILQEFIKIIAIETNTVFLYEEKNLRGQMSITAPPNLKVSAKDALYFFEKILQTQGLALVPRAKSNVVEILPAAEARFLRLNISQEVPLDTQQEFVMRLISFKHADLKRIQATLQPIFSKAGAMLLYEPLEMLIVLDNAANVERIEEIIEMLDVPEPEGVGQAVTLFTPKHSDIKELHKTVTDLYANLQRSGKAITFKLVIEERMNALFIVANKPVTEELVSFLEKIDVPVEGKQMTIQRLRYLKPQEVIGLLQTVFPKTASVQLVPFEPMNAVVILASAISTGSAVSLIEQLDVERERGVEITIHPVNYAEAGPLGQLLATIFTDQIVQGQDKGETAKSSPVKIIPETRLNALIILADGFTTDRVIELAERLDIPQQAAGDVLYELVPLKFTRADTMSGLLTNVFSEIKVVEKEGEKKSQTTDSFKIIPEPRLNALIVITDQKKLSQLKSLLGMLDVFQEEDRAQSNFRLYALKHAVAKDMAPLLLELTGRIREIATQTEAKNKETADDKPSQAVETSGEISITSDEATNSLLIFAPPETLPTLEEIISRLDVPRLQVYVEAMLMEITLTKSLDLGINWRVAGEDDGRISTGGFPGTTPFNATTATAAGQNAAFGVVGGEIEFGGQQYFSFGAFIRATQQDQDVDILANPQIMMLNNVSSSINVTTNTPVSTRTVTNNNGVTTTETEFKDIGIKLTIKPQISGEDSIRLEIQQESSNIVTSGATSAQTAITTFKRELSTTVVTRDNEIVVLGGLINETRRNSANSVPGFRDLPLIGGLFASSSDTTDKTNLLLFIRPKIIRTQDDLRKVTRGAKSRYESSNAGNTAEQLKKEMNLD from the coding sequence TTGTTGCGGATTCACAAGTTCCTCACAGCATTGATGCTGCTATGTTTTTTTTCAGTAATTTTCCCAGTTTTTGCCCAAGAAGATTCTGAAGTTGATAATGCTACGGTAGAAATGCAGGCACGATTCGAGGCCCTTTCCAAGGACGTCTCAATCAACCTACCCCCCACCCTGATTCTTCAAGAATTTATAAAAATTATCGCCATTGAAACCAACACGGTTTTTCTTTATGAAGAGAAAAATTTACGTGGGCAGATGTCGATCACAGCTCCTCCAAATCTAAAAGTTTCTGCCAAAGACGCGCTGTATTTCTTCGAGAAGATTCTTCAGACACAAGGGCTTGCTCTAGTACCCAGGGCCAAAAGTAACGTCGTTGAAATTCTTCCAGCTGCTGAGGCCAGATTTCTAAGACTTAACATCTCACAAGAAGTACCCCTCGACACTCAACAAGAATTTGTGATGCGGTTGATCAGCTTCAAACATGCTGATCTTAAAAGAATACAAGCGACGCTACAGCCGATCTTCTCAAAAGCTGGAGCCATGCTTCTCTATGAGCCCTTAGAGATGCTAATCGTCTTAGACAATGCTGCAAACGTGGAACGGATCGAAGAAATCATTGAAATGTTGGATGTTCCAGAGCCAGAAGGCGTTGGACAGGCAGTCACACTTTTTACACCAAAACATAGTGATATTAAAGAGTTACATAAAACTGTTACAGATCTTTATGCTAATTTGCAGCGCAGTGGTAAAGCAATCACATTCAAGTTGGTTATTGAAGAGCGAATGAACGCTCTCTTCATTGTTGCAAATAAACCAGTTACAGAAGAATTGGTAAGTTTCCTAGAAAAAATCGATGTGCCGGTTGAAGGCAAACAAATGACTATTCAGAGGCTCCGATACCTAAAACCTCAGGAAGTGATCGGCTTACTACAGACTGTTTTCCCGAAAACAGCTTCTGTGCAACTAGTACCCTTTGAGCCTATGAATGCTGTAGTGATCCTTGCCAGTGCAATCAGTACGGGAAGCGCAGTCAGCTTGATTGAGCAGTTGGATGTAGAGAGAGAACGAGGTGTTGAAATAACTATACATCCAGTAAATTATGCTGAGGCAGGACCACTCGGACAACTCCTGGCAACAATTTTCACTGACCAGATTGTTCAGGGGCAGGATAAGGGGGAAACTGCGAAATCAAGTCCCGTTAAAATCATCCCAGAAACGAGACTGAATGCTCTTATAATTCTTGCAGATGGATTCACTACTGACCGTGTTATAGAACTTGCTGAGCGCCTAGATATTCCTCAACAGGCAGCTGGAGATGTCTTATACGAATTAGTACCTCTAAAGTTCACCCGTGCTGACACTATGTCAGGTCTACTGACTAATGTTTTCTCAGAGATCAAAGTAGTTGAAAAAGAAGGAGAGAAAAAGAGCCAAACAACTGATTCCTTTAAGATAATCCCTGAACCTCGATTAAACGCTCTCATTGTTATTACTGATCAGAAAAAACTCTCACAACTCAAAAGTCTCCTGGGGATGCTGGATGTTTTCCAAGAGGAAGACAGGGCTCAGAGCAACTTCCGTTTGTACGCGCTAAAACATGCTGTTGCCAAGGACATGGCTCCATTGCTACTTGAATTGACAGGAAGAATTCGTGAGATAGCAACGCAAACAGAAGCTAAGAATAAAGAAACCGCTGATGACAAACCAAGTCAAGCTGTCGAAACAAGTGGAGAAATCTCCATTACATCTGACGAGGCAACCAATTCCTTACTAATTTTTGCACCACCTGAAACGTTACCTACGCTCGAAGAGATTATATCAAGGCTAGATGTGCCTCGCTTACAAGTTTATGTTGAAGCAATGCTGATGGAAATCACATTGACCAAAAGTCTCGATTTGGGTATCAACTGGCGAGTTGCTGGCGAAGATGATGGTCGAATTAGTACCGGCGGATTCCCAGGAACAACACCATTTAACGCCACCACAGCTACAGCAGCTGGTCAAAACGCGGCTTTTGGGGTTGTTGGTGGTGAAATTGAGTTTGGTGGTCAACAATATTTCAGTTTTGGAGCCTTCATAAGGGCCACTCAACAAGACCAAGATGTTGATATTCTTGCTAATCCTCAGATCATGATGCTTAACAACGTTTCTTCAAGCATCAATGTCACAACGAACACTCCGGTTTCTACTAGAACCGTAACGAATAACAATGGAGTCACCACTACCGAAACTGAATTTAAAGACATTGGGATTAAACTAACAATTAAGCCTCAAATTAGTGGTGAAGATAGCATTCGTCTCGAGATTCAACAGGAATCAAGTAATATAGTAACAAGTGGGGCAACAAGTGCGCAGACAGCCATCACAACTTTCAAGAGAGAGTTGAGCACTACGGTGGTAACCAGAGACAATGAGATTGTAGTGTTGGGTGGATTAATCAACGAAACTCGACGGAATTCAGCAAATTCAGTCCCAGGATTTCGAGATTTACCTTTAATTGGGGGACTTTTTGCCAGCAGCAGTGATACGACAGATAAAACAAATCTTCTGCTTTTTATAAGGCCAAAAATAATTCGAACCCAAGATGACCTCAGAAAAGTCACCCGAGGTGCAAAATCAAGGTATGAATCTTCAAATGCTGGAAATACAGCCGAGCAACTTAAGAAAGAGATGAATCTTGACTGA
- the fliN gene encoding flagellar motor switch protein FliN encodes MADMSQDDLDSIFGGEEGAEPPPAEVSSEESVENLFGGGDDDGESASVATESSSVDDLFDGQEAENSSVDAGATDLDSLAGTSENTATVSGVDLGSFGPSGDSADQLGNMDSMLNMVDEQTGEAEDDSPPPNVDVNFLMEMPLTVTFEVGRAKMSISDLLSLGQGSVLELHRLVGEDLDVFVNGKLVARGEVVVYKEKFGARITEIISPTDRVKRMAGMDRYR; translated from the coding sequence ATGGCAGACATGTCCCAAGATGATTTAGATTCTATTTTTGGGGGAGAGGAAGGTGCTGAACCGCCTCCTGCAGAAGTAAGTTCTGAAGAAAGTGTTGAGAACCTCTTTGGGGGAGGTGATGATGATGGCGAAAGCGCTTCAGTAGCCACAGAAAGTTCTTCAGTCGATGACCTTTTTGATGGTCAAGAAGCTGAGAACTCCAGCGTTGATGCAGGAGCAACTGATCTTGATTCATTAGCGGGAACTTCAGAAAACACAGCTACTGTCAGCGGAGTGGATTTAGGCAGTTTTGGACCCTCTGGAGATTCTGCCGACCAATTAGGTAACATGGACAGCATGCTGAACATGGTCGATGAACAGACGGGTGAAGCAGAAGATGATTCTCCACCGCCTAATGTCGATGTAAATTTCCTTATGGAAATGCCTCTGACTGTCACTTTCGAAGTTGGTCGTGCAAAGATGAGCATCAGTGATTTGCTCTCTTTGGGGCAAGGTTCCGTTCTAGAATTGCACCGCTTAGTCGGGGAAGACCTTGACGTATTTGTGAATGGTAAACTCGTTGCGCGGGGGGAGGTGGTAGTTTATAAAGAAAAATTTGGTGCAAGAATCACAGAGATCATTTCCCCGACCGACCGTGTGAAACGAATGGCAGGCATGGATCGTTATCGGTAA
- a CDS encoding segregation/condensation protein A, with protein sequence MTEWEAIPALGIYPDREKPLEVKIEVFEGPLELLLHLIRKKKVSIDEVRLADLTAAYLGYIRALQTVDLDIAGEFLEIAATLILIKSRTLLPRPPVTEEGDEGEDPEETLRRRLMEYQRFKDAAYAIGARDWLGRDVFPRGEDNLEESVEKADEIREIQTLSEEVSLIDLLNSFKLVMQRRPRIHHHQVEPERYRIEDRIIDLLDMLQTKASLSYENLYPRSHNRSHLILTFLAVLEMLKHRLIQVVQSETFGPIHCLPHPDLEKTLPMWRQSESL encoded by the coding sequence TTGACTGAGTGGGAGGCTATTCCAGCATTGGGGATCTACCCAGATCGCGAGAAACCCCTCGAAGTTAAGATTGAAGTATTTGAGGGGCCGCTTGAACTTTTACTCCATTTGATTCGTAAGAAAAAAGTTTCAATCGATGAAGTCCGGTTGGCAGATCTCACTGCAGCTTACCTAGGTTATATCCGTGCGTTACAAACTGTTGATTTAGACATCGCAGGTGAGTTCCTCGAGATTGCTGCCACATTAATTCTTATTAAGTCTAGAACCTTGCTTCCAAGGCCACCAGTCACGGAGGAGGGTGATGAGGGAGAAGATCCAGAAGAAACGCTTCGAAGACGTTTGATGGAGTATCAACGCTTTAAAGATGCAGCTTATGCCATTGGAGCAAGAGATTGGCTAGGTAGAGACGTATTTCCACGTGGAGAGGACAATCTTGAGGAGTCTGTCGAAAAGGCAGATGAAATTAGGGAAATTCAAACTTTATCAGAGGAGGTTTCTCTGATTGACTTATTGAATTCCTTCAAACTGGTTATGCAAAGGCGTCCGAGAATCCATCACCACCAAGTTGAACCAGAAAGATATCGAATCGAAGATAGAATCATTGATCTGCTAGACATGCTCCAGACCAAGGCTAGCCTCTCATACGAGAATCTCTACCCAAGATCTCATAATAGATCCCATCTTATCCTTACCTTCCTTGCAGTCTTGGAAATGCTGAAGCATCGCTTGATTCAAGTCGTACAATCAGAAACTTTTGGTCCAATTCACTGTCTTCCCCACCCAGATTTGGAAAAGACTCTGCCGATGTGGCGTCAATCCGAGAGCTTGTAG
- the fliG gene encoding flagellar motor switch protein FliG, which yields MAVGKLTGPKKAAILLLALGEEGAAEVMKNLEEAEIQQVGYYMTRFNDISSEELDQVLEEFYRQSISDGGGGDLMASPDFVKNALNAALGADKAKELTGSMNASDQDVGLDALQYMDPVMISNYIRTEHPQTIALIISYLTNIDQAAGVLRTLPENLQADVVYRIASLDSIPPGVVNELNEVLSDEMKQAGSMVTKVGGVAPVAEILNSIDKASETRILSTIEESNPDLAEKIRELMFTFEDLTLIDSKQMQTVLKDVDKADLAMALKTASDAVRELIMKSMSTRAAEMLNDDLENMGPVKVSDVETAQQKIIKIVKKLEEEGKLIMAGAGEDVV from the coding sequence ATGGCAGTAGGTAAACTCACTGGTCCTAAAAAAGCTGCAATCCTTTTACTGGCACTAGGCGAAGAGGGAGCGGCAGAAGTCATGAAGAACTTGGAGGAAGCTGAGATTCAGCAAGTCGGCTACTACATGACTCGATTCAATGACATTTCTTCGGAGGAGCTAGATCAAGTATTAGAAGAGTTTTACAGACAATCTATTTCGGACGGAGGTGGTGGAGATTTAATGGCTTCACCAGACTTCGTGAAAAATGCTCTGAATGCTGCTCTGGGAGCAGATAAAGCTAAGGAATTGACTGGGTCGATGAATGCGTCCGACCAAGATGTAGGGTTAGATGCCCTACAATATATGGATCCAGTAATGATTTCGAATTACATCCGCACTGAACATCCCCAAACCATTGCTCTGATTATCTCTTATCTTACAAATATTGACCAAGCAGCAGGAGTGCTCAGAACCTTACCAGAAAACTTGCAGGCGGATGTTGTCTACAGAATCGCTTCTCTGGACAGTATTCCGCCTGGCGTTGTGAACGAACTCAACGAGGTTCTCTCGGATGAAATGAAACAAGCGGGCAGTATGGTTACCAAGGTTGGTGGGGTGGCACCGGTGGCTGAGATTCTAAACTCCATTGACAAGGCTTCTGAAACAAGAATTCTCTCAACAATCGAAGAATCTAATCCGGATCTAGCTGAAAAAATACGTGAGTTGATGTTCACCTTTGAAGATTTGACATTGATTGATAGCAAGCAGATGCAAACAGTGCTGAAGGATGTTGACAAGGCTGATTTGGCAATGGCTCTGAAGACAGCCAGTGATGCTGTCCGTGAATTGATTATGAAGTCAATGTCCACAAGAGCTGCAGAAATGTTGAACGATGACCTTGAAAATATGGGACCAGTCAAGGTCTCAGACGTTGAAACCGCTCAGCAGAAAATTATTAAGATCGTGAAAAAGCTAGAAGAGGAAGGAAAACTCATCATGGCAGGTGCCGGTGAGGATGTTGTTTGA
- the glyS gene encoding glycine--tRNA ligase subunit beta gives MNSFLLEIGLEEVPASMIQPSIEQLRELVTKTLQQQNLSGQIEIFGTPRRFGLLVRNLPASQANRIEEIKGPPVEMAKDEKGQWTKAALGFAKKNGIDPKKLEVRDFPGKEYLYAIKHLEGRQTKEILEASILEWIRALRFPKNMRWGSYRQRFVRPIRWLTCLWNSEVISVELEMVRSGNRSFGHRFLSKGFFTIDQADQYEKNLRDRWVIASPSKRRARIEEQIQELERKYKCRIEIDPLLLMEVTNLLEWPTALVGSFEEAFLELPNEVLVTSMAVHQRYFPVYEKDGTNLLPYFIAVRNGNE, from the coding sequence TTGAATTCATTCTTACTGGAAATTGGACTCGAGGAAGTTCCAGCTTCGATGATCCAACCGTCAATTGAACAACTCAGAGAACTTGTTACAAAAACCCTCCAACAGCAAAATTTGAGCGGTCAAATTGAGATTTTTGGGACGCCAAGGCGATTTGGACTGCTTGTCCGTAATTTGCCAGCATCACAAGCTAATCGAATTGAGGAAATCAAGGGCCCGCCCGTTGAAATGGCCAAGGATGAGAAGGGCCAATGGACAAAAGCTGCTCTTGGATTTGCGAAGAAAAATGGGATTGATCCCAAAAAACTAGAAGTTCGAGATTTTCCAGGCAAGGAATATCTCTACGCTATCAAGCATTTAGAGGGAAGACAGACAAAAGAAATCCTGGAAGCATCGATTTTGGAATGGATTCGTGCTCTGCGTTTCCCAAAAAATATGCGCTGGGGATCTTACCGCCAACGCTTTGTTCGTCCAATCCGTTGGTTAACTTGCCTTTGGAATAGTGAAGTTATTTCTGTTGAACTCGAAATGGTGAGAAGCGGCAATCGAAGCTTTGGACATCGATTTCTTAGCAAAGGCTTTTTTACCATTGATCAGGCAGACCAATATGAGAAAAATCTTCGAGATCGATGGGTGATTGCTTCGCCTTCTAAGCGTCGTGCAAGAATAGAAGAACAAATTCAGGAACTCGAGAGAAAATACAAATGTCGTATTGAAATTGATCCATTACTGCTGATGGAAGTGACTAATTTACTAGAATGGCCTACGGCTTTGGTTGGTAGTTTTGAAGAAGCTTTTTTAGAACTGCCCAACGAGGTTCTTGTGACCTCAATGGCAGTTCACCAGCGGTATTTCCCCGTATATGAAAAAGATGGCACCAATCTTCTCCCGTACTTTATTGCCGTCCGAAACGGAAACGAAC
- the glyQ gene encoding glycine--tRNA ligase subunit alpha, translated as MNKAPTLQDIIMTLHQFWNEQGCLLMNPYDIETGAGTMNPMTTLRTLGPEEWNVAYVEPSRRPADGRYGENPNRLYQHHQYQVILKPSPANVQELYLDSLYRLGIDPLEHDIRFVEDNWEAPTLGAWGLGWEVWLDGMEVTQFTYFQQVGGLECHPVAAELTYGLERLATYLQNKENVFDIEFTEGVSYGAIFKHPEYEHSKYTFEIAGVDQLIRWFDEYEQESGRALESTLVFPAFDYVLKCSHTFNLLDAGGAISVSARAGYIGRVRSLTQRVCKLFLEERRKLGFPLMKDRAAAQVWVEQLAPKEAA; from the coding sequence ATGAACAAAGCTCCCACTTTACAAGACATCATCATGACCCTGCACCAATTTTGGAACGAGCAGGGCTGCTTGCTGATGAACCCATATGACATTGAGACAGGGGCGGGCACGATGAATCCGATGACCACTCTTCGTACTCTTGGTCCCGAAGAGTGGAATGTTGCCTATGTAGAACCTTCCAGAAGACCAGCCGATGGTAGGTATGGAGAGAATCCAAATCGGCTGTATCAACATCATCAATACCAAGTCATCCTTAAGCCGTCTCCAGCAAATGTTCAGGAATTGTACTTGGATTCATTGTATCGCCTTGGGATTGATCCACTGGAGCATGACATACGTTTCGTTGAGGACAATTGGGAAGCTCCTACCCTAGGAGCTTGGGGTCTGGGTTGGGAAGTCTGGCTCGATGGGATGGAGGTGACTCAATTCACCTACTTTCAACAGGTCGGGGGGCTTGAATGTCATCCTGTTGCTGCTGAATTAACCTACGGGTTGGAACGCTTGGCAACCTATCTACAAAATAAAGAGAACGTTTTCGATATTGAATTCACTGAGGGTGTAAGCTACGGAGCGATTTTCAAACATCCAGAATATGAGCACTCGAAATATACTTTTGAGATTGCTGGTGTGGACCAATTGATCCGCTGGTTTGATGAGTATGAACAGGAATCAGGCAGAGCACTTGAAAGCACCCTCGTGTTCCCAGCTTTTGATTATGTTTTGAAGTGTTCTCATACGTTCAATCTTTTAGATGCTGGTGGAGCGATCAGTGTTTCAGCAAGGGCTGGCTATATCGGCCGGGTGAGGTCACTGACGCAACGGGTTTGCAAATTATTTTTGGAGGAAAGACGCAAACTTGGTTTCCCTCTGATGAAAGATCGCGCTGCGGCTCAGGTTTGGGTTGAACAGCTAGCGCCCAAGGAGGCGGCTTGA
- a CDS encoding DEAD/DEAH box helicase family protein, producing the protein MSPVELFFDRGTLLLKNLPTVLRITFSQLKWDERVLSYRAPANNYYDIALYLHKEGIPFLDNAKEFEPTSFHLSQKITPRNYQQEALDHWLQAGKRGVVTLPTGAGKTMLAMLCISKTSRPTLVHVPTIDLMQQWHGLLEQFFGMRVGRVGGGYKEWEQLTVSTYDSALLQVEYYGNRYGLLIFDECHHLPGHQFQYAALASIAPFRLGLTATPERSDGKETLLYEICGPLVYQVHIDELEGRTLAPYRVQTIEIELTTSELEEYQELRNIFLNFIRRERIRFDEPNGWQNFLFKSSRSLEGREAFQAYLAQKKLSQASGTKLQKVWQLLTQHIDDRVILFTQDNEMAYKIGREFLLPVLTHHTKSTERDQLLKKFREGIYPTLVTSKVLNEGVDVPEANVAIVVSGSGSTREHVQRLGRILRARPNKEAILYELVSRGTAELYVNQRRRQHRAYDRYR; encoded by the coding sequence TTGTCCCCTGTCGAACTTTTTTTTGATCGGGGGACACTACTTCTTAAAAACCTACCAACGGTGCTCCGAATAACTTTCTCCCAACTCAAATGGGATGAAAGAGTCCTTTCATATCGCGCTCCTGCCAACAACTATTACGATATTGCTCTATATCTTCATAAAGAAGGTATCCCATTTCTAGACAATGCCAAAGAATTTGAGCCTACTAGTTTTCATCTTTCCCAAAAAATAACTCCAAGAAATTATCAACAGGAAGCTCTCGATCACTGGCTTCAAGCTGGAAAGCGGGGAGTTGTTACTCTGCCCACTGGAGCGGGTAAAACGATGCTAGCGATGCTCTGTATTTCTAAAACGTCACGTCCAACACTAGTTCATGTGCCCACGATTGATCTGATGCAGCAATGGCATGGCTTATTAGAGCAATTTTTTGGGATGAGAGTTGGTCGAGTGGGAGGTGGCTATAAAGAGTGGGAACAACTGACTGTGAGTACTTATGATTCTGCTCTACTCCAGGTTGAATATTACGGTAATCGATATGGCCTTTTAATCTTTGATGAATGCCATCACTTGCCAGGGCATCAATTTCAATATGCTGCTCTAGCCTCAATAGCTCCATTTCGTCTTGGCCTAACAGCAACTCCGGAGAGGTCAGATGGCAAGGAAACTCTTCTTTACGAAATCTGTGGACCCTTGGTTTACCAAGTTCATATTGATGAACTAGAAGGTCGTACTCTGGCGCCATATCGAGTTCAAACCATAGAAATTGAACTCACAACTTCTGAACTCGAAGAATATCAAGAATTAAGAAATATATTTCTAAACTTCATTCGAAGAGAGAGAATTCGATTTGATGAACCCAACGGTTGGCAAAACTTCTTGTTTAAAAGCAGTCGCAGTCTTGAGGGGAGAGAGGCTTTTCAGGCTTATTTGGCTCAGAAGAAATTAAGCCAGGCTTCTGGGACAAAACTCCAAAAAGTCTGGCAACTCTTGACACAACATATTGATGACAGAGTGATTTTATTCACCCAAGATAATGAAATGGCCTATAAGATTGGACGTGAATTTTTACTACCCGTACTGACCCACCACACCAAGTCAACAGAAAGAGACCAACTGCTCAAAAAATTTAGAGAAGGGATTTATCCCACTTTGGTGACTTCGAAGGTGCTAAACGAGGGTGTCGATGTCCCAGAAGCCAATGTAGCTATCGTGGTGTCAGGGAGCGGTAGTACAAGGGAACATGTTCAAAGATTAGGACGAATCCTACGTGCGCGCCCTAATAAGGAGGCAATCCTTTATGAACTTGTTTCGAGGGGAACGGCAGAACTGTATGTGAATCAAAGACGAAGACAGCACAGAGCCTATGATCGTTACCGATAA
- a CDS encoding sucrase ferredoxin, which produces MGGTAGHAKHFFFITWPKKKWGQKAFQDSDGVWTSQYSEWKDSQAEIHGGILTRLIQHPNQTTSEGLKIFAYPEGVLYENIPIEAVFEVLENHLKGSYKTYSPKALSSNKQLFVCTHGRHDQCCAKFGQKLFDTLRESISDTDPSIEIWESSHLGGHRFAPTVLDMPSGKMYGRVETSLINALLYEDLPIEFHRGNVFLPAWLQVVELEIQKYLTDRQLNGEIQITQEVFPTKNSFEAYFCLKEKPKVNWKLKLHQQEFGGPNSCKELSADKPRFLWVKDNIEEIRIDN; this is translated from the coding sequence ATGGGAGGAACTGCTGGTCACGCAAAGCACTTCTTCTTCATTACTTGGCCAAAAAAGAAGTGGGGACAAAAAGCCTTTCAAGATTCAGATGGAGTTTGGACATCTCAATACTCAGAGTGGAAAGATAGTCAGGCGGAAATACATGGTGGAATTTTAACCAGATTGATTCAGCACCCGAATCAAACAACCTCTGAAGGCTTAAAAATATTTGCTTATCCTGAGGGAGTTCTTTACGAAAACATTCCAATCGAAGCGGTGTTTGAAGTATTGGAAAATCATCTCAAGGGTAGCTACAAGACATACTCACCGAAGGCTCTTTCAAGCAATAAACAACTGTTTGTCTGCACCCATGGCAGGCATGATCAATGCTGCGCAAAATTTGGACAGAAGCTTTTCGATACACTAAGAGAATCAATTTCTGATACAGACCCTTCTATCGAAATTTGGGAATCATCACACCTTGGTGGGCATCGCTTCGCACCAACAGTGCTGGACATGCCCAGCGGTAAGATGTACGGCAGAGTAGAAACTAGTTTGATAAATGCATTACTCTACGAAGATTTACCTATTGAATTTCATCGAGGAAATGTCTTTCTCCCGGCTTGGCTACAAGTTGTCGAACTAGAAATCCAAAAATATCTCACAGATCGGCAATTGAACGGTGAAATTCAAATCACTCAAGAAGTGTTTCCAACAAAAAATTCTTTTGAAGCTTACTTCTGTTTAAAAGAAAAACCCAAAGTTAATTGGAAATTGAAACTACACCAGCAAGAATTTGGTGGCCCAAACTCTTGTAAAGAACTAAGTGCTGATAAGCCTCGCTTTCTTTGGGTCAAAGACAATATTGAGGAAATCAGGATCGACAATTAA
- the ispD gene encoding 2-C-methyl-D-erythritol 4-phosphate cytidylyltransferase, whose amino-acid sequence MTLVAAILPAAGQGRRMGANQNKLFLPLNDSSVLEETIRKVISHPQICHIYLVYAQKDQEFLNSLRTLPDLTLVLGGERRQDSVAAALTQIQTDRLVERVIVHDAARPLCSTELISRVIRALEHYPAVIPVIPLKDTIRQINGDQVKMVNRQDYVATQTPQGFHLSPYWQATLQSQQEDWDVTDDASLLEKTGIPVHLIPGEETNLKMTTPLDLEFARFLSNHPFNQ is encoded by the coding sequence ATGACACTAGTTGCTGCAATTCTCCCAGCTGCCGGCCAAGGCAGGCGAATGGGAGCTAACCAAAATAAATTATTCCTTCCACTGAATGATTCAAGCGTACTTGAAGAGACAATCCGAAAAGTAATTAGTCACCCACAGATCTGTCATATTTATCTGGTTTATGCTCAAAAGGACCAAGAGTTTTTAAACTCTTTACGCACACTCCCTGATTTGACTCTCGTTTTGGGGGGAGAGAGACGTCAAGATTCTGTTGCAGCAGCACTAACACAAATTCAAACAGATCGTTTGGTTGAAAGAGTTATCGTGCACGATGCAGCACGACCACTCTGCTCGACAGAGCTTATCAGTAGGGTCATCCGAGCGCTGGAGCATTATCCAGCTGTCATTCCTGTTATTCCATTGAAGGACACAATTCGCCAAATTAATGGGGATCAGGTGAAGATGGTAAATCGACAAGATTATGTAGCGACTCAAACCCCACAAGGGTTTCATTTGTCACCTTACTGGCAAGCCACCCTCCAGTCTCAGCAAGAAGATTGGGACGTTACAGATGATGCCTCTCTACTTGAGAAAACTGGGATACCCGTACATCTTATCCCTGGAGAGGAAACAAATCTAAAGATGACAACACCTCTAGACCTGGAGTTTGCGAGGTTTCTTTCAAATCATCCCTTCAACCAATAG